In one window of Chryseobacterium sp. JV274 DNA:
- a CDS encoding copper homeostasis protein CutC, whose amino-acid sequence MSKIEIACFNPESAMIAFENGADRIELCDGLSEGGTTPDFETMEKLREKINIPIFVMIRPRGGDFTYSDSEFGQMKNDLVYLKSLKADGFVFGILDENDEVNIEQNKTLVELAAPLPCTFHRAFDRAASLEESLEKVIECGFTTILTSGQKPNVSEGKENLKKLVELSDGRIEILIGGGLRSSNIEEIRATTNADYFHSSAITDGGAFANPDEVAALKSK is encoded by the coding sequence ATGTCAAAGATAGAAATAGCGTGTTTTAATCCTGAATCAGCAATGATTGCTTTTGAAAACGGAGCTGACAGAATAGAATTATGTGACGGTCTCAGTGAAGGTGGTACAACCCCGGATTTTGAAACCATGGAAAAGCTTCGTGAAAAAATTAATATCCCAATTTTTGTAATGATCCGTCCTAGAGGAGGAGATTTTACTTATTCTGATTCAGAATTTGGACAGATGAAAAATGATTTGGTTTATTTGAAATCTTTAAAGGCAGATGGCTTTGTATTCGGTATTCTCGACGAAAATGATGAGGTTAATATTGAACAGAATAAAACATTAGTAGAACTGGCTGCACCGCTTCCATGTACTTTCCACCGTGCCTTTGACCGTGCTGCAAGCCTGGAAGAATCGTTAGAAAAAGTAATTGAATGCGGCTTTACAACCATTCTTACTTCCGGCCAGAAACCCAATGTATCAGAAGGAAAAGAAAATCTGAAAAAGCTGGTTGAACTTTCCGATGGAAGAATAGAAATACTTATAGGAGGTGGACTTCGTTCATCCAATATTGAAGAAATAAGAGCAACTACAAATGCAGATTACTTCCATTCTTCTGCAATTACTGATGGCGGGGCTTTTGCCAATCCGGATGAGGTGGCTGCATTGAAGAGTAAATAA
- a CDS encoding beta-mannosidase: MNRTILFAFLFTQNILSAQFSQRSLSSENWQFKNSKDQNWLPAKVPGTVHLDLMNNKIIPDPFKDENEKKVQWIENENWDYQTQFTVSSQELKNDNIDLVFNGLDTFSEVYLNGKLLKKTDNMFRKWNIPVKQYLKAGNNIVQVKFQSAVNTGKELAKKVSFTMPESPRSFVRKAQYQFGWDWGPRLVTAGIWKDVQLEFWNNAKIITVKDIQNKTSKTINDLRFDIEIYAENTGDYTLDLNKIHQKISLKKGINTISVPYETKGMKLWQPNGRGDANLYDFKIKLSKDLKNIDGKNIRIGLRTVELVQEKDEKGKSFYFKVNGHPLYIKGTNWIPGDSFSPRMTKEKYHQLIKDTKDANMNMIRIWGGGIYEDDEFYKACDENGILVWQDFMFAGSFYPADEAFLNNVKEEVKDQVSRLQNHPSIALWCGNNEIDEAIVNWGYQKQFKYSKNDSLQVWKDYKKLFHDVIPNALAESLKSDKNIYWPSSPSIGWGHKESLTEGDSHYWGVWWGEQPFEIYNEKVGRFMSEYGFQGTPSLETTKSMFSGTPDLNLQNSTIKAHEKHARGWDIINEYLKRDYKIPADFTQYNYVSQLLQARGMQIAIEAHRRAKPYNMGTLYWQLNDCWPVVSWSSIDYLGNWKAFHYQAKRSFEPVLVSVVETEKNYDIYLISDLLKELKTDIKFELIDFKGKTLWKANHSDVVNADVSKKIRSINKSELAQFNLSETVLKISSEKDAALQKLFFFNKPKDIKLPKPEIKIRKISPTEIEMSTDVLAKDIYLIGDTHFSDNFFDLLPGTSKRITLSKPLEKIEVMSLWDMMKD; encoded by the coding sequence ATGAATAGAACGATCCTTTTTGCTTTTCTTTTCACGCAGAATATCCTTTCTGCACAGTTTTCCCAGAGAAGTTTATCTTCCGAAAACTGGCAGTTTAAAAATTCAAAAGATCAAAACTGGCTTCCTGCGAAAGTACCGGGAACAGTTCATTTGGATCTGATGAATAACAAGATTATTCCTGATCCTTTTAAAGATGAAAATGAAAAAAAAGTACAATGGATAGAAAATGAAAATTGGGATTATCAGACTCAATTTACGGTTTCATCTCAGGAATTGAAAAATGATAATATTGATTTGGTTTTTAATGGTCTGGATACATTTTCTGAAGTTTATCTTAATGGAAAGCTCTTAAAAAAAACGGATAATATGTTCAGGAAGTGGAATATTCCTGTAAAACAATATTTAAAAGCAGGTAATAATATCGTACAGGTAAAGTTTCAATCTGCCGTCAATACCGGAAAAGAACTGGCTAAAAAAGTCTCGTTTACGATGCCGGAATCACCAAGAAGCTTTGTGAGAAAAGCACAATATCAGTTTGGCTGGGATTGGGGACCAAGGCTTGTTACTGCAGGAATCTGGAAGGATGTTCAATTAGAATTCTGGAATAATGCTAAAATTATTACCGTTAAAGATATTCAGAACAAAACTTCTAAAACTATTAATGATTTACGTTTTGACATAGAAATTTATGCTGAAAATACAGGTGATTACACCTTAGATCTTAATAAAATTCACCAAAAAATATCTTTAAAAAAAGGAATCAATACAATTTCGGTTCCTTACGAAACAAAAGGAATGAAGCTTTGGCAACCTAACGGACGTGGTGATGCTAATCTTTATGATTTTAAAATAAAACTTTCAAAAGATCTTAAGAATATTGATGGTAAAAATATCAGGATAGGATTAAGAACGGTTGAATTGGTACAGGAAAAAGATGAAAAAGGAAAGTCGTTCTATTTTAAAGTGAATGGACATCCGTTATATATTAAAGGAACCAACTGGATTCCGGGAGACAGTTTTTCACCTAGAATGACCAAAGAAAAATACCATCAGCTGATCAAAGATACCAAAGACGCCAATATGAATATGATCCGTATCTGGGGCGGAGGTATTTATGAAGACGATGAGTTTTATAAAGCATGCGATGAAAACGGGATTTTAGTCTGGCAGGATTTTATGTTTGCAGGAAGTTTCTACCCTGCAGACGAAGCATTCTTGAACAATGTAAAAGAAGAAGTAAAAGACCAGGTCAGCAGACTTCAGAATCATCCTTCGATTGCTTTGTGGTGCGGGAATAATGAAATTGATGAAGCTATTGTCAACTGGGGATATCAGAAACAGTTTAAATATTCAAAAAACGATTCGCTGCAGGTTTGGAAAGACTATAAAAAGTTATTCCATGATGTGATTCCCAATGCATTGGCAGAAAGCCTGAAGTCAGATAAAAATATATATTGGCCGAGTTCGCCGTCCATTGGCTGGGGACATAAAGAAAGCCTTACAGAAGGAGATTCTCATTATTGGGGAGTTTGGTGGGGTGAGCAGCCATTTGAAATTTACAACGAAAAAGTAGGGCGTTTCATGTCTGAATATGGTTTTCAGGGAACACCCAGCCTTGAAACTACAAAATCCATGTTTTCAGGAACTCCGGATTTAAATCTACAAAACTCAACCATCAAAGCGCATGAAAAGCATGCCCGTGGCTGGGATATTATTAATGAATACCTGAAACGCGATTATAAAATTCCTGCAGATTTTACACAATACAATTATGTTTCACAGCTATTGCAGGCAAGAGGAATGCAGATCGCGATTGAAGCTCACCGCCGTGCAAAACCTTATAATATGGGAACACTGTATTGGCAGCTTAACGACTGCTGGCCTGTAGTTTCATGGTCGTCTATAGATTATCTTGGAAACTGGAAAGCCTTCCATTATCAGGCAAAAAGAAGCTTTGAACCTGTATTGGTATCAGTTGTAGAGACCGAAAAAAACTATGATATTTATCTGATAAGCGATCTGTTGAAAGAACTGAAAACAGATATAAAGTTTGAACTCATTGACTTCAAAGGAAAAACACTTTGGAAAGCCAATCACTCAGATGTTGTAAATGCCGATGTAAGTAAGAAAATTAGAAGCATTAACAAATCAGAATTGGCTCAGTTTAATCTGTCTGAAACTGTTTTAAAGATCAGTTCCGAAAAAGATGCAGCACTTCAAAAACTGTTCTTTTTCAATAAACCAAAAGATATAAAGCTCCCAAAACCTGAGATTAAAATCAGAAAAATATCACCCACTGAAATTGAAATGTCAACAGATGTCTTGGCAAAAGATATCTATCTGATCGGAGATACTCATTTCAGTGATAATTTCTTTGATCTGTTACCAGGAACTTCAAAAAGAATTACCCTTTCCAAACCTTTGGAAAAAATTGAAGTCATGAGTCTTTGGGATATGATGAAGGACTAA